The following coding sequences lie in one Pseudomonas sp. SL4(2022) genomic window:
- a CDS encoding protein NO VEIN domain-containing protein gives MDRIAFVKTGWATSYEGEEVVGRHAHIGEFNEAHERFNFRKAPDGRFYGYIPPLGRHESAPSPRDSSGWLLIFVAARNGNGPLTVVGWYENAVFEYAYVTRPEYEVGDFEMDIHGNHYSYCFSADRATLIPLHLRQTVVSGDHFKRSPIIYARGNGRNEAWRQEFAVLAESILELAPSINNDKAPTFKFPDAEHRKQVEIAAVNEAKRVFETEYRVTDRQDDNCGYDLLLIHKKTGEELHVEVKGTSTKVMHFFMTRNEQKYLSNPKWRLYMVTEALLRPKGTLMNLAETYKVFDLVPFAWEGVARS, from the coding sequence ATGGACCGAATCGCATTCGTTAAAACCGGCTGGGCCACATCGTACGAAGGTGAAGAGGTTGTCGGTAGGCATGCTCACATCGGCGAATTCAACGAAGCGCATGAGCGGTTCAATTTCAGGAAGGCACCTGACGGCAGGTTCTACGGATATATACCTCCCTTGGGGCGCCATGAGAGTGCCCCGAGCCCACGAGACTCTAGTGGCTGGCTCTTGATATTCGTGGCTGCCCGGAACGGGAATGGGCCCCTGACTGTGGTCGGCTGGTATGAAAATGCGGTGTTCGAGTATGCCTACGTTACCCGACCTGAGTATGAGGTTGGCGACTTCGAGATGGATATCCATGGCAATCACTACAGCTATTGCTTTAGCGCCGATAGAGCTACGCTGATTCCACTACATCTGCGCCAAACGGTAGTTTCGGGCGACCACTTCAAACGGTCTCCAATAATCTACGCACGAGGAAACGGTCGCAATGAGGCTTGGCGCCAAGAGTTTGCGGTGCTCGCAGAATCCATTTTGGAGCTTGCGCCAAGCATCAATAATGACAAAGCGCCCACATTCAAATTCCCCGATGCTGAGCACAGAAAGCAGGTAGAGATTGCGGCCGTCAACGAGGCCAAGCGCGTTTTTGAAACTGAGTATCGAGTAACGGATCGCCAGGATGATAATTGTGGCTACGACCTCCTCCTAATCCACAAAAAAACTGGTGAAGAACTTCACGTTGAAGTTAAGGGAACCAGTACTAAGGTCATGCATTTCTTCATGACGCGTAATGAACAGAAATATCTTAGCAATCCTAAGTGGCGCTTATATATGGTTACCGAAGCTCTCCTTCGCCCGAAGGGAACGCTCATGAACCTAGCCGAGACCTATAAGGTCTTTGATCTTGTTCCGTTCGCCTGGGAAGGGGTGGCAAGGAGCTAA